Genomic segment of Acidobacteriota bacterium:
CGACGCGGCGCTCCGCTTCCCACTCATCCTCGAGGGTGAAGACGACGACCGTCGAGGCCTCTTCCGAGCCCTGCGATCCTTCGACGATGCCTCCGGCGAAGTCACCTTTTGGGGAGATTTGCGCACTGGAGATCGGGTGCGCTTCGGCATTCCCGCCGACCACTCGCTGCTCCACGGCGGTCGGCGCCCGGCGCCGGAGACCCGGGAACCGGTCGACTTCGCCGTGTTGATGTCCTGCGTCGGGCGCGAACTTCTGCTGGCGGACCGCTTCGAGGAGGAAGCCATCGAAATGCATCGCGCTCTGGGCGGCGCCCCGCTGGTGGGTTTGACCACCCTCGGCGAGGTCGGACCGAGCCGGACCGGCTACGTCAACCTGCACAATCAGACGGCGGTGCTGATGCGGCTGCGAGAGAAGAACCGATGAGCGACGCCAAGCTCGAAAACGCCATCCTCCGCAATCTCCTGGGTCACACCACCCGGGCCTACGAGGACCAAGTGCGAGCTCTGTCGGCGGAAAAGGAGCTGGCCCTCGTGACCCTCGCCTCGATCGCCGACGGCGTGATCACCACCGATCCGGAAGAGCGCATCGAGTACCTGAATCCGGTGGCCGAGAACCTCACCGGCTGGAGCATCGACGAAGCCCGCGACCGGCCCTTGAATGAGATCTTCCGGCTGGTCACGGAAACCACCGGCGAACCGATCGAACCGCCCCCCGGCTGGAGCCTCGCCAAGCACGGCACCGTCCGGCTGATGGACCGCACCACCCTACTGCGGCGCGACGGTGCCCGCTTCGCCGTAGAGAGTTCGCTGTCCCCCATCCGCGACAGCGAAGATCGGCTCCTCGGTACGGTGATCGTCTTTCAGGATGTCTCCGAAAAGCGTCTACTCGCCCTGCAGCTCGCCCACCAAGCAACCCACGACGCCCTCACCGGCCTGCTCAATCGGCAGGCCTTCGATGCACGCCTTCACGGCGCCCTGGCGGAAGCCCGCGGGTCCGCGCAGCTTCACGCACTGGCCTACCTGGATCTCGATCAGTTCAAGCTGGTCAACGACACCTGCGGCCACTTCGCTGGCGACGAACTCCTGGTACGGGTGACACGACTGCTGCAGGAAGAGGTGAGCGAAGACGGCATCGTCGCGCGCCTGGGAGGCGATGAATTTGCTCTCTTGCTGCCGACAGAAACCATCGAGGATGCGCATCAGCGGGTGACCGCCATCCACCGTTCGCTCGAGCAGCTACGGTTTCGCTGGCAGGACAAGACCTTCACCTGCCGGGCGAGTATCGGACTGGTGCCGGTGGAGCCGGAATTCGAAAGCGTCGCCCACCTATTGTCCGCCGCCGACCACGCCTGCTACGTCGCCAAAGACAAAGGACGCAACCGAATTCAGGTCTACCTACCGGCGGAGGCGGAATTCGTCCGACGCTACGGAGAAATGGACTGGGTGGTCCGCATCCAGCGCACCCTGGAGGAAGACCGCTTCATTCTCTACGGTCAAACGGTGCAACCGCTCGCCGTGCCGGACGACGGCTTGCGCTCCTTCGAGGTGCTGCTGCGGATGGAAGAAGAACCCGGTCAAGTGCACAATCCGAGCGAGTTCATCCGCGCCGCCGAACGCTACGGCCTGATGCGGAGTATCGACCGCTGGGTGATCGGCGCCACTCTGAACACCCTGGCCGAGTTGACGCCCGAAGAACTCGCCGGTGTCGGACTGTGCTGGATCAACCTGTCGGCGGTCTCCCTAGGCGACGAGACCTTCCTGCCATTCATCCTGCGAGAACTCGAGCGTACGGGCATCCCAGTGACCAAGATCTGCCTGGAAATCACCGAAACGGCGGCCATCGCCAACCTCGCCCAGGCCAAGACGCTGATGCGCGAACTGTCCCGCCGCGGCTGCCGCTTCGCGCTGGACGACTTCGGAAGCGGCATGTCCTCCTACGGCTATTTGAAGGACCTGTCCGTCGACTACCTGAAGATCGACGGACACTTCATCCAGGACATGGTCACCGACCGCCTCGACCGTGCCATGGTCGACTCCGTCCACCGGCTGGGACACCTCCTCGGCATGCGCACGGTGGCCGAATCCGTCGGCAGCCAGGCGACCGAAAACCTCCTCAAAGAAATCGGCGTCGACTACATCCAGGGCAATTGGATCGACCCGCCCAAGCCCCTGGGCCAACTCGTCCGCGCCACCAACCCCGCAGGCGCCAACCCCGCAGGCGCCAACCCCGCAGGCGCCAGGGGAATGTAGAACCCACGCAGTAGGTGCCAGGGGAATGTTGGCTCACGGAGTCGAGTTCGCTCCAGGAGCTTCCCATGCCGAGCAATTCGGAGCATTTGATGCCCTGGATTTTGGTACGAAGGCTTGCAAATGGCTCAAGGTTCTGGACCACCCAGCAGAAAAAGTCCTTCACGGCTACACCTCTCCTGTAGCGTCGAAAAGCAGCTCTCGACCCGTACCGCCAAATGAACTCCTGTCAGCCTCCTAGGATCGACCGGCTCAACTATCCAGGTCTTATTTCAGGAACGACAAAGGGGAGCCGAGGTGGGAAGCAGCCTTCGGGAAATCGGAAATCCGTTCGACCTCTTCGGAGACGATCGGCAGCCCGCCGATAGGCGCCAACGAACTCGTCGTAGGCTTGCTGAAACGCCTGTCCAACGGCGCGTGATACGAAGTGAAAGTGAGGCGCCGCCGAAGGCTCGAACTTCTTCGGCTGGGAGTGCGGAGCCTGCCGGCAAATAGCTTTTCTTCCGACGGGCCGAGTTCCACGGCTCCTGTGCAACTGAGCGGCCTCCTCGACGATACCTCTCAAAAGAAAATTTACCTCCTCCCGATAGGCTTCTAACTTCAGGTGGGAAAGAGTGGGAATGGGAGAGAACACGACTGCCTCAGGTTGCTCGAAATCACCTTCCTTCGGCCTCCCTAGTCCTCTCGGAGCACGACACATCGCACTGCGATCGACCCAGACTCCCTTCAACGGAACTCCTGCTACCAGACTGGGTACACAGGTCACTCCTGGCCACTGCAAGGGATTCCCCACTAGCCCTTCTTTGGTTCCTTGAGCCAAGACGTAGCGTAGTCGATCTAACTGAGCCTCGGGTTCATCGCTCACCAACGTTGCTCGGTACCGTCGCCCCCAGAATTTCTCCTTCCAGCGATGGTGCCGACCCGCCTCGCGAGCTACGTTGCTGTTGAAGAAGCACATGAACGAAGCAAGTTGCTCTGCATCACGCACCGAAATCAACAGATGATAGTGGTTGGAGAGAACGACAGCAGCATGAATCGCCACCTCGTACTTACGCTGTGCCTTGCCGAGGACTCCCACGATCAGGTCGTTGAGCCGAACGCTGGGACGTAGGAGAAATCGACCGTGAACTGTGCGTGAGGTGACCATGAACAGGCCACCTTTTTGGGGTACGTAGAGTAATGATCTAGGCATCATGTCCAAGGAGACGCCGAACGGGACGAACATCGCTCGCTCCACTGAGAGATACTCCGTTCGCGGGCTGAGTCTCCTCCGAATCCAAGATGATTCGGCGCGCGTCGAGCGAGGGTCTTGAATTCGGGTGGTGCCTAGAAGATTGTCCTTGAATTCGGGTGGTACCTGGGTGGTTAGGAGGGTGGGGGCTCGCGGAGGAGCCGGCGGGGCTGGAGGAACCAGCCGATGGCGAAGCCGGTGATCATGCCGCCCATGTGGGCCGCGTTGTCGATCACGTCGACGTTCAGACCGAAGAAAATGTTGATGGCGGCCCAGAAGCTGAGGTTCAAGAGCAGACTCTTGGCCTCCGGCCGCAGGCGATCGCGGCGGCGCACCAGAAAGGCGATCAACGTGCCCAACAGACCGAAGATGGCGCCGGACGCTCCCACGCTCGGCCGCGGCTCGGCCTGACCGAAAAGATTCCACAAGACACTCGCCAAGGAGCCCGCCAAACCCGTCGCTAGGTACACCAGGGCCAACCTCCCCTTGCCCATCCAGATCTCGACCAGGGCTCCCAACTGGTAGAGCGCCCAGGCATTGACCGCCAGATGAAGAATCCCTCCGTGGAGGAACATGCTGGTGAACAGCCGCCACAGTTGGCCTTCCGCCACCAGCGGCCCGAAGTTGGCGCCGAGCTGGAAAAGGACATCGCCCCACCCGACCAGGCGCAAGCCGGCGTCGAGCAGGAACGCCAGAACGATCGAGGCGATGAAGAACGCCGTCAGAGGAGCGCGCTGCAGCATCAACTCCCGCCCTCGGCGCTGGCCAGGTAGGCATCCAGGCGGCGGCGGTCATCTTCGGTGAGCTGGGCGTCGGGCAGGCGAAAGACCTCACCGGCCTCCGGCAGCGGCAAATCCGCGCGGGTCAGTGCACGTTCGATCATGCGGCAGTCGATCGGCATGATCGGCAGGGCGGCGAGGCCGCGGCAGATCGATAGCAGGCTCTGCGCTACTCCGCTCTCGAAGCGCACGGGTACCGTCTCAGGGATTTCCAGGGGAACGATGTCGTAGCCGTCGCCGCGGCGGGTGAGGCGCAACCGGCCGGCAATCTCTAGGCTCTGGGAGGGCACGACCACCCGGTCCTCGAAGGGACTCGCGCCGGCGCCGGTATCTAGTTCCGCTACCAGCCAACCTTCGCCGTGAAAGGTCACCTCCAGGCGCGCTCGATGCTCGCCGTCACCCAACGGTTCGAGGGTCACCAGATTCGAGTCCAGCCACAGGGAGTTGCTCGGCGAGGTCAGCTTCAAGCGGACCGGCCCCTGACTCTCCGGCTCGACGGTCACCCCGGGGTTGCTGTAGCGCCCGTTCACCCCATCCAGCTCCAGCTCCGTCGGCGCTCCGCCGGCCGCCGCCAGGGTGCCAGCCATAGCGACGGCGGCGGTGATGGCGAGGGCCGCCCTTCGAACCCATCGCTTCACGGCGAGTAACCGCGCATGGTGCGCACTTTGAGGCCCCGCTTCTTGACCTTCAGTTCCACCTCCCGGAATTCGTTCTCTTCGCCGGCGGAGCTTTGCCGGTCGGAGGAGAAGGCCACCAGGTACCGGCTGCGCAGTTCGTCTTCAATCTGGTCGTACACTTCCTTCAGTTCCTCCGCGGTGCTGACGTAGAACGTGCGTCCACCGGTATCTTCGGCCAGGCGTCCCAGTTTCTGCCGGACGTTGACGGCCAGCGGCCCCACCCGGAAGCCGATGGCGTAGATCGCTACTCCGCTGCGCCGAGCATACTCCGCGGCGATGTCGAAGGAGATGTTGCTCGCCGAATCGTCGCCGTCGGACAACAGCACCAACGCCTTCTGGCCGCGCGCGCCGCGGAAGTAGTACAGGCTGCTGACCACCGCGTCGTGCAGGGCCGTGGCACCGATGGCGGTCAGGCCGTCGAGGCCATAGAGGCACGCCTCGGCGTCGTCGGACGGCGCCATCAGCAGATCCGGCCGGTCGGCGAAGCCCATCACGAAGCAGCGGTCACCGGGCTTCAAGACTTCTTCGATAAAGTCCTTCCCGGCCTGTTGGGCCTGGCCGATGGAGTCCGCCATGGAGCCGGACATATCCACCACCACGCCCACCGACAGGGGTAGACTAATGACCTGCTCGAACTTGCGGATCTCCTGCCGCCGGCCGTCTTCAAACACTTCGAAATCGGACTCCTGGAGGCCCTGCACCGGCCGGCCGGTGCGATCGAGAACCGCCGCATAGAGCTCGACCAGGTTAACGTCGACCTCTTCCACGAAATCCGGCGCGTTCAGAAACCGCACCGCTTCGGCGCTGCGCGAGTCGTCGAGGATGGCGACGGCGGAGACGTACTGTAGGTCACCCTCCGTTGGCGGTGGCACTTCGACCTGGGCGGTCCAGGGGGGAGCGGTCAGGGTGGCGACGGCCTGATCGCCGAAGCGTATTTCGACGGTTTCCACCCGCCGCGCCTCGGGTACCACCACTTCCGCCCGCACCTCCACCATGCCGCTGCCTTCGAATCCTTGAACGGGAGAGACCAGGCGCACCGCGAAGGCTCCTCGCACCTGGTTGACGACCAGTTCATCGAAGGCGACCATCTCGCCGTTGTCGTCGTAGCCCTCAGCCCGCACGGTCTGCTCCCGAGGAACCTGAGCCAAACGCAGCTCCACCCCGAAGGGCGGACGGCTACGGGTGAGCTGCGGCTCGCCGTCAACGAAGAAGGTGACCTTCCGAATGCGGTCTCCGCTGATCAGCGCTTCGGTGCGCCACAAGCCGACGGTGACGTCTTCCTCCGGCGGCGTGAGCAGCAGCGCATCCGGGCCCACAGCTCCGCGCCCGTCCGCCAGTAGCTCGACCACACCCTCCGGTTTCGCTTCTTCGGCCGAGCCGTCGGCCTCCCGCGGCACCCGAAAACCAGCGGAAAGATCCACCTCCCGCAGGCTGACCTCGTCCCGCAGGCGCAGGCGCATCACGTATTCGCGATCGGCCCGCAGAGCGCGGTCGAGGACCAGCAGGATCGGGGTGTCGAGGGACGGATCGGTTTGGCGGAAGCGCACGCGGAAGGAGTCGAAGGGCTCACCGTCGAGTTCCACCACGCCTTCCATCAACAGCCGCAGCTCCGGTCGGCCGCCCTCCTCCTCGCTCGCCGTCGCCAGCTCGATGCCCGATTCCGGGGGCAGAGTGATGCGAGCGCGGGCCACCGTGCGCTGAGACTGGCGCTCCGGGAAGGTCACCACGAGATCCTCGACGGCAAGGCGGCCGGGCAATTCCGGCAGCGCCGTGGCGGCCGCCTCTCGCGCCCAAGCGGCCAGATCTCTGGGCGGATCCAAGAAACGCGAATAGGACTCCGCCAGGGGGCGGTTCTTGTCGTACCCGAGAAGCGCTTTGACGCCGGTCACCTTGTCCAGCCGCTTCACCGCTCGGCAAGTGCGGATGTCCAGCCGAAAGCGTGGGTTGGCGCCCTGGAACTGATGTAGCTGCTCGAGAAAACTCTCCATCTCCGGTGTGTAGAGCACCCGCTTGGAATCGAGCGGCACCCACAGCCGCCAGGGGGCATCGGGCTGCGGCTGGTAAACCACCACCGAGGTGCCGCCTTTGAGATCCGCCGGCTGCTCGGGAGTGCCACCGAAGGTCCAGATCTCGAGCGGTTTGAGGACGATGCCGCACTCGATCACATCCCGCAAAACGGGACGCCCGTTGAGAAACAGGAGCTGCGCCCGCACATCCCGCGGGGAAAGAAACTCCCCGCGCGCCAACTGTCGGCGGCGTTCGATGCCCTCGGCGAGTTCGTTCAGCGGAGTCGACGGAAGCGGATCCGTGGACACGAAGGAGAGAATCTCGTTCTGCCGTCGGGCATCGTCGAGGCCGGCGATGCGCTCGCGCTCCTCCGCCGTCAACAGCAGGGCGGGACCCTCGGTGAAGAATTCTCGCTGGTTGTCGCTCCACAGGGCGAAGTCCGCCTCCGGCAAGGCCACCTGGCCTAACGCCGGTGGAACCGAC
This window contains:
- a CDS encoding EAL domain-containing protein, giving the protein MSDAKLENAILRNLLGHTTRAYEDQVRALSAEKELALVTLASIADGVITTDPEERIEYLNPVAENLTGWSIDEARDRPLNEIFRLVTETTGEPIEPPPGWSLAKHGTVRLMDRTTLLRRDGARFAVESSLSPIRDSEDRLLGTVIVFQDVSEKRLLALQLAHQATHDALTGLLNRQAFDARLHGALAEARGSAQLHALAYLDLDQFKLVNDTCGHFAGDELLVRVTRLLQEEVSEDGIVARLGGDEFALLLPTETIEDAHQRVTAIHRSLEQLRFRWQDKTFTCRASIGLVPVEPEFESVAHLLSAADHACYVAKDKGRNRIQVYLPAEAEFVRRYGEMDWVVRIQRTLEEDRFILYGQTVQPLAVPDDGLRSFEVLLRMEEEPGQVHNPSEFIRAAERYGLMRSIDRWVIGATLNTLAELTPEELAGVGLCWINLSAVSLGDETFLPFILRELERTGIPVTKICLEITETAAIANLAQAKTLMRELSRRGCRFALDDFGSGMSSYGYLKDLSVDYLKIDGHFIQDMVTDRLDRAMVDSVHRLGHLLGMRTVAESVGSQATENLLKEIGVDYIQGNWIDPPKPLGQLVRATNPAGANPAGANPAGARGM
- a CDS encoding rhomboid family intramembrane serine protease yields the protein MLQRAPLTAFFIASIVLAFLLDAGLRLVGWGDVLFQLGANFGPLVAEGQLWRLFTSMFLHGGILHLAVNAWALYQLGALVEIWMGKGRLALVYLATGLAGSLASVLWNLFGQAEPRPSVGASGAIFGLLGTLIAFLVRRRDRLRPEAKSLLLNLSFWAAINIFFGLNVDVIDNAAHMGGMITGFAIGWFLQPRRLLREPPPS
- a CDS encoding VWA domain-containing protein, translated to MTILRVGLLGLLSVPPALGQVALPEADFALWSDNQREFFTEGPALLLTAEERERIAGLDDARRQNEILSFVSTDPLPSTPLNELAEGIERRRQLARGEFLSPRDVRAQLLFLNGRPVLRDVIECGIVLKPLEIWTFGGTPEQPADLKGGTSVVVYQPQPDAPWRLWVPLDSKRVLYTPEMESFLEQLHQFQGANPRFRLDIRTCRAVKRLDKVTGVKALLGYDKNRPLAESYSRFLDPPRDLAAWAREAAATALPELPGRLAVEDLVVTFPERQSQRTVARARITLPPESGIELATASEEEGGRPELRLLMEGVVELDGEPFDSFRVRFRQTDPSLDTPILLVLDRALRADREYVMRLRLRDEVSLREVDLSAGFRVPREADGSAEEAKPEGVVELLADGRGAVGPDALLLTPPEEDVTVGLWRTEALISGDRIRKVTFFVDGEPQLTRSRPPFGVELRLAQVPREQTVRAEGYDDNGEMVAFDELVVNQVRGAFAVRLVSPVQGFEGSGMVEVRAEVVVPEARRVETVEIRFGDQAVATLTAPPWTAQVEVPPPTEGDLQYVSAVAILDDSRSAEAVRFLNAPDFVEEVDVNLVELYAAVLDRTGRPVQGLQESDFEVFEDGRRQEIRKFEQVISLPLSVGVVVDMSGSMADSIGQAQQAGKDFIEEVLKPGDRCFVMGFADRPDLLMAPSDDAEACLYGLDGLTAIGATALHDAVVSSLYYFRGARGQKALVLLSDGDDSASNISFDIAAEYARRSGVAIYAIGFRVGPLAVNVRQKLGRLAEDTGGRTFYVSTAEELKEVYDQIEDELRSRYLVAFSSDRQSSAGEENEFREVELKVKKRGLKVRTMRGYSP